CCTGTAACAACTGCAAGCTGAATATTCCTGCTGATTTGGCTTAAGCGAACAACAATCCGGTCAATGCGTGGATTGCTACCGTGCGCTGTAGTGAGAGGCATATTTAACGCATCTGTATTCTCATATCTATATCCATTAATCCACGCACTTCCAGCCGCCACGCTTACTGCCAATCCCATCCCTGGTGATACCTGCAGATTTGTAGCTGTTTTATAAAATATCCCGTTTGAAACAAGACTTCCAAAGTATGCTGCAAAATCCGTGGCATCATAGACTCTATCTCCATCGGATGAATTGAAAAATCCGCTTTTCTCCATACAAAAATTCCTCCTTCCTAGATGGTTTTCGTATACTCGATAACCACGTAGCCCGTATAATCTGTCCGGTCAATACCTGGTTCAACAACGACATTTGTTTTATCCACATAAAGACCGATTTGTGAAGCGAAGTTGTTATACCGTGCAAGCGGTAGTGGCAAGAAGTTGGTGCCATTTGTTGCAAAGCCAGATAAACTAACAACTGTACTTAGGTTTGCAATACCATGGGCTACGCTCCCAGGAGTAGCATTGGGAAGGGAGCCGAGGTTTACAACTTTTCGATATATTGGCTTACCATCTATCCATAGACGCCCTGTGTTTTGTTCTGTCATAGAGTAATCAGTAAACGCAGAGGAGATTTTAGTTGCTGTAATCGTTCGTTCTGCAATCTTTGTACCAGTGACCGCTCCATTTGCAATCCGTGCTGTAGTTATTGGATCGTTATTAATATTTAACCAGTTCGCTTCACCAGACGGATTGTTAAACACAAAAACAGATATCACATAAAACGTCATTGTATTGCGTGATATAAAAAATCCCATTGCCCGTTGATATCCGTTTCCCGTGTTATCCCCGCTATGCTTTACCAAAAAGACATGCCCGTCATCGCTTGGCTGATCACTGAATTTGTTGCCGCTCCACGAGGTGAAGTAAAAGGCATCTCCAGGACTCATATGGTGCAGGGCATACTGGCCGATCGATATAGTTCCTTCTCCAACAATTACCTCAAGTGAGGGCAGTTTCCCAAACAGATTGTTGATACTATCGGTAACAGTATCTCCTTGGATATTGGGGTCAAGGTCATGAATATCTCCAAGTGTTTCTGACACATTGCCTAACGCTTCTGCAATATCAGAGATGCCAGTTGGGGCAGATAATGCAGTTTTAATCTCACTCATATCAGAGCGAATTTTTTGAGCTATTGTTAGCTCGCTCTTTCCGAATACTACGCTGATGCTTTGACCGTCCGCGTCATATGTCTCCTCCACTTCAGCGATTCGTGTTGTCATAGATACACCCCATGCTTTGGAAATAACCTTAACAACCTGCCCAAGGTCAAAGTCTACCTTATAAGTCAGGTTGCCATGTGGGTTAACTGATGTATCAAAGGAATAACGTATTACTTGCTCATTTAGCTTGCTCTGCCCACGAAAAATCAGCGTATTGATATAATCCACTCCAAAATCTTCTGCCCGTAGGTCTTTAGCATCCACAAAAATCTCATGTCGAGTTT
The nucleotide sequence above comes from Candidatus Cloacimonadota bacterium. Encoded proteins:
- a CDS encoding siphovirus ReqiPepy6 Gp37-like family protein; the encoded protein is ETGVFTIMLYKGTESQAVFSKEYENLTEQVYTVSAADFANTALIGGEGEGAERTFVAITSGSGETRHEIFVDAKDLRAEDFGVDYINTLIFRGQSKLNEQVIRYSFDTSVNPHGNLTYKVDFDLGQVVKVISKAWGVSMTTRIAEVEETYDADGQSISVVFGKSELTIAQKIRSDMSEIKTALSAPTGISDIAEALGNVSETLGDIHDLDPNIQGDTVTDSINNLFGKLPSLEVIVGEGTISIGQYALHHMSPGDAFYFTSWSGNKFSDQPSDDGHVFLVKHSGDNTGNGYQRAMGFFISRNTMTFYVISVFVFNNPSGEANWLNINNDPITTARIANGAVTGTKIAERTITATKISSAFTDYSMTEQNTGRLWIDGKPIYRKVVNLGSLPNATPGSVAHGIANLSTVVSLSGFATNGTNFLPLPLARYNNFASQIGLYVDKTNVVVEPGIDRTDYTGYVVIEYTKTI